ATGCATGGGAATCAGCCACAAACTGATAGCTCATCGATTGGACCCTTAGAAAAACGGGCTTGTTTGTTTGATTGACCTGAGTGAGATATAGCACAATGAGAGATGTATACCCCAAtagaatctttaaaaaaaaggtGAAAACTTACCCCGAGAAGAATATGATGAAATGGACTTGTAAGCACACCACCAGCACTACGAATAGCTATATGAAGATGAttactggaaaaaaaaaaatggtaaaagCAGCAGAGGCTCTGAAAAGAATCATAACTAATTAACCCAAATCAAAGCATTATACCTTACTCCATTGAAATGAGGAAACATTCCTTGCTCACCTGTTACAACAAAtaactttcaaaaattaatagaattcaccatgttttttttttttttaaatcatgcTATAGAGAGATACCGAATGTTTATAACTAAGATTCAAAACCACTTTTAACAAATCAGATCCAAGTTCCAACTCATTTTTTAACAGAATGATGTTGACAACTCTCTGCTATTATCTTCAGAGTGTATATTCATCAGCAAATACTAACCATTACATCCTCCGGTGAAGAGGTTTCGCGCGGAAGAAACAGTAGCTAACGGCGCCGTTAGGTTTCCGGTTGCTCTAGCAACTGCGCGTTTCAGAGGCGTTTTAGGGATAAGAGAACTGAAACCCGCCATCGGAGTGTCGGACGGAGGAGAAGGAAGCCGGAGGCGGAAATGGGGTTTCTGAAAACGTTATTAATCTTAGAACGATAGGCCCATTTGTATAAAATGATAGGCCCATTATGATAAAACGATAGGTCCATTTGGATAAAACGATAGGAGAACCGTGAGCAATCTTTCAGCTCTCGACCAAAATAAGCCCAAATGGATCAAAACATGCTCAGCTAATTTAAGTGTGTTCAGAGATTACTAGTTGCCTTAATCTGATGAATAGAGATTGCagcaaaataaaaagattgttTAGCTCCATAGTGGATCAAACATCCTCAGCTAAGTGTGTTCAGATTACTATCTGATGAATAGAGATTACATTAAAATAAAGCTTGTTGTTTAGCTCCATAGTGTATGAAGTATGAACCATTGAACAAGAggaaacatgatcaaatacaaaccgaagataactaatattaaaataaaaaaacaatatatagaaCCATTATAAAGATGAGGCCTCAGTCACACAGTCCTCGGACACTTACATAAGCTTCAAGTCCTCTATATGATCTAGATATGCAAAAACTTTCTTACCCTTAAGCTCTTTCAATCCTCGGATTTCAACTCTTCTACTAGTTTTCCTCTCGAGATTGTAGTAAAGAACATAAAAAGGGTGGGATACTTTTCTCGGAAACAACACTATTTCATTTTTACCAGTCACTACACTAAAGTATAACTTGTTGTCTTGTATAGCTTCATTCCTCGACATGGGAAACTTGTAAGTATGCTTCGACCATTCTTCTAATTTTCCCGAGTCTTGTGGAACCCACAAGTCAAAACTTGTACTTGCTTCTTCACCAAAACTTCTTTTCATCTCAAGTGAAGCCAATCTACCCTTGTAGTTTATCAGACTTGTTTCAGGTTCCATTGCTCCAAGGGAACTTTCCGTAACTCTAACAAAGCTGTACTTCTCAGATCTTACGTCAAAGCACACAATCATCATACGAGCATTGGGAAAGTAATGCTTATAAGCTTTGTAGTACAAAACACCACTGATGCATACACCATCAGAGACAGGAGAATGAGATGTGCCACATTCAATCCTTCTCCAAGACATTTTATCAGTTTCTGATATTGTCAGGACTTGATGATGCTCGTCAAAGATGGCGTTATCTCCTCCATGTCCTCCTGTTATTGTCAGTACCTTGACTTGTTTCTCAATCGGATCATACCCAAGAAATGTCCTTATCCAACTAAATCTCTCCCGTCTTTTCGCTTCTGGTAAAGTAAAGCATTGTCCAGTACTAGGGTTACATATCTTccacaaatttatattttctctaACATAGACCAAACTACTGATATGTCCTAATGTATAGAAACGTCCACACGGCAAACTCATCTGATAATTGGCAGCTTTAAAAGATGAGTTCTCATCTGTATTTTCAGGCTGAGTTGAGGAAGACAAGAACAACTTGAGATTATTCTGTCCGCAGGCAAACAATATCTGTGGTCGAGAGGAAGATCTTGTCAGGAAGGACTTTGTGAAATCTTGACCGCTGAGTGTGGAATCCCATAACTTGGATAGCAATGAAATCTCGCTATAGATCTCGACGGTGATCTCAAGAGTATCTCGATTATGAGATCATCTGGAATCTGTTCTGAGTGTTTTGAAAATCTTGTACGAATGGTTTGATGATCATCCTTCTGGTGCAGTGATTCCAGTGATTCCATGGCGGTGACGGTGAGACACTTGCGTTAAACCTAGCTTGCgttccaaactatatatatatgtggtaAATTAATTGGCAAATCACTTagataggaaaaaaaataacaaacaaagagaaaatttcccaaaatagttttaattaaGTAGTAAATTGATTAAGTTACTTCAAAACCTAAACTCTTTCCTCTAACAACCTTACCccttaaatattaaatcttaaacctaacCAATAAAATCAAACTCAAAtgtaaaacaattttataagaaaaaaaataataattagttttattctgagaatttttttcctcttttttggTATCTTTAGAACAAAAAATTGTTGGACTTACCTTAgatagcaaaaagaaaaattatgacaaAATAGCATACatggaaaaaaaatctttaaacaacattaattaagaaaaattcGTTGAAATAGCATGAGTTGGATACAACTTTTAcattcaaacaaaatatcataacattggatttatgatttagtgattattgtttatGGTTTATTATTAGAAGATGAGGTTGggttataaacctttataaatgaCTAGAAGGTTTCcgattataataatttatatagttcttttttaaaacaaaacttaatctattttttaatatatttttagaatttagttTTCTCAGTACATATTactgataattattttaagtttttttattgagaaaactaaaatctaaaaagaatattaaaagaAACAGTATAGCTTTTGAAACCGATGAAATCTCGAATTGGATGCTAAAAAAAAGACTGCCAATGTAAAATCAGTTTCAGAGCTCGCTGATAACCCCAACTTCCACTTTCTCAAGGAGTGAAACATCGTTTCAGCCTTCTTCCTAAGCCTCTTAAACAATGGGGGCTAGGCTATCATTGAGTTTTTAGAAATCTCAataggtttctttttttgctaGTTTCCCcaaacatctttaaattaagggatcattttcttctttgcaGCCTTGTCACCTGTATATCAAGAAACATAAGGCGGGGAATTTAAATTGATGtaaaacaaattttgatttaatgTATGAATTTATTATTATGACACCGAAGATAACCCAACTGGGCCACGGAAAGCTTTGGGCTTAGGCCCATATTGGGGTTTTGGTTGCCACGTCATTTTGGTCAACAAAAATCACAGTGGTTTAAACCAGTGTCTTGTAGAGAACATGATAACTCACTAACTCAGTGCTTAACAACGATTTATCCGGTTACAAACCAGTGTCTTGCAGAAAACATGAGATTGATGCATGTGCAGACTTTCATAGaattatgttattattattttattttttgggtcAACTTTTAGGGTGAAAACTTGCAAGTATAATATCGAAGCATTTAAAACAAAGAAACGATAAAAATGGACAACCATGTA
This is a stretch of genomic DNA from Raphanus sativus cultivar WK10039 unplaced genomic scaffold, ASM80110v3 Scaffold0027, whole genome shotgun sequence. It encodes these proteins:
- the LOC108842631 gene encoding F-box protein DOR-like; its protein translation is MSLPCGRFYTLGHISSLVYVRENINLWKICNPSTGQCFTLPEAKRRERFSWIRTFLGYDPIEKQVKVLTITGGHGGDNAIFDEHHQVLTISETDKMSWRRIECGTSHSPVSDGVCISGVLYYKAYKHYFPNARMMIVCFDVRSEKYSFVRVTESSLGAMEPETSLINYKGRLASLEMKRSFGEEASTSFDLWVPQDSGKLEEWSKHTYKFPMSRNEAIQDNKLYFSVVTGKNEIVLFPRKVSHPFYVLYYNLERKTSRRVEIRGLKELKGKKVFAYLDHIEDLKLM